Proteins found in one Campylobacter lari genomic segment:
- a CDS encoding TatD family hydrolase has product MFLDCDFNEKIIDTHCHLDSQAYFGYLDEMLNHAFANGVDKIIIPGADIKDLPRAREIAHNYKNVYFSCGVHPYDIDDFDLDILKEFINDKKCVAVGECGLDYYRLNADEDEIKAKQKEVFIAQIQLAVEYKKPLIVHVREANEDSFNILKTYAKDLQGGVLHCFNASELLLQLADNGFYFGIGGVLTFKNAKKLVEVLPKIPKDKLVLETDGPYLTPEPYRGKVNDPILTHFVAQKMAYLLNLSKNEIIKLTNFNANRLFFQGL; this is encoded by the coding sequence ATGTTTTTAGATTGTGATTTTAATGAAAAAATCATAGATACGCATTGTCATCTAGATAGTCAAGCTTATTTTGGATATTTGGATGAGATGTTAAATCATGCCTTTGCTAATGGAGTGGATAAAATCATCATACCTGGTGCAGATATAAAAGATTTGCCAAGAGCAAGAGAGATTGCGCATAACTATAAAAATGTGTATTTTTCTTGTGGGGTACATCCTTATGATATAGATGATTTTGATTTAGATATTTTAAAAGAATTTATAAATGATAAAAAATGCGTTGCAGTGGGTGAGTGCGGGCTTGATTATTATCGTTTAAATGCTGATGAAGATGAAATAAAAGCAAAACAAAAAGAAGTTTTTATAGCTCAAATTCAACTAGCTGTTGAATATAAAAAGCCTTTGATTGTGCATGTGCGTGAAGCTAATGAAGATAGTTTTAATATTTTAAAAACATATGCAAAGGATTTACAAGGTGGTGTTTTGCATTGTTTTAATGCTAGTGAGCTTTTACTTCAGTTAGCAGATAATGGTTTTTATTTTGGTATAGGTGGGGTTTTAACTTTTAAAAATGCAAAAAAACTAGTAGAAGTTTTACCTAAAATTCCAAAAGATAAACTTGTTTTGGAAACAGATGGACCTTATTTAACTCCAGAACCATATCGTGGCAAAGTAAATGATCCTATTTTGACACATTTTGTGGCACAAAAAATGGCTTATCTTTTAAATTTATCTAAAAATGAAATAATAAAACTTACTAATTTTAACGCTAATCGTTTGTTTTTCCAAGGTTTATAA
- a CDS encoding membrane-bound lytic murein transglycosylase D: MKKSFLFFILVLLCLNAKALQFTPEHYTQQAQILRNLDIEASYLSDMIFLEFKESSMDMHSKTLVDTMREFYKVTPIIRKILEKENIPQEFLYLAIVESGLKIHSISRTKAVGVWQFMKPTAQTLGLRIDPYVDERKDLVKSTYAAIAYLKQLKEQFGKWYLAILAYNCGDGKLRQAIKKAKSDDLRILLDPDKKYLPLETRVFIRKILTMAFLANNNDFLISQDSALLNYALSSEVKKISVPPSVSLKELAKVAKMSYSEFKRYNPHFNYDFTPPDKKDYYMYIPLSKSVAVEKALENVKLAKVDTTIPHTKIYIVKEGDSLYTIAKKHKISVESIKEYNKIKGNLININQKLVLKIKENNNAKIKTTQKLSKNSHTKVVSR; the protein is encoded by the coding sequence ATGAAAAAAAGCTTTTTGTTTTTTATTTTAGTATTATTATGTTTAAATGCTAAGGCCTTGCAATTTACTCCAGAGCATTACACGCAGCAGGCACAAATTTTAAGAAATTTAGATATAGAGGCAAGTTATCTTAGTGATATGATTTTTTTAGAATTTAAAGAATCTTCCATGGATATGCATTCTAAAACTTTAGTGGATACGATGAGAGAATTTTACAAAGTCACTCCGATTATCCGCAAAATTTTAGAAAAAGAAAATATTCCTCAGGAATTTTTGTATTTAGCTATTGTGGAATCTGGTTTAAAAATTCATAGTATTTCAAGAACTAAAGCAGTAGGTGTTTGGCAATTTATGAAACCAACTGCGCAAACTTTGGGTTTAAGGATAGATCCTTATGTAGATGAGAGAAAAGATTTAGTAAAATCAACTTATGCAGCTATTGCTTATTTAAAACAGCTAAAAGAGCAATTTGGAAAATGGTATTTGGCTATTTTGGCCTATAATTGTGGTGATGGTAAATTGCGTCAAGCTATAAAAAAAGCAAAAAGCGATGATTTAAGAATCTTACTTGATCCTGATAAAAAATATTTACCATTGGAAACTAGAGTTTTTATTAGAAAAATTCTTACCATGGCATTTTTGGCAAATAATAATGATTTTTTAATTTCTCAAGATAGTGCCTTGCTTAATTATGCTTTATCAAGTGAAGTTAAAAAAATCTCAGTTCCCCCAAGTGTATCTTTAAAGGAACTTGCTAAAGTAGCTAAAATGTCTTATAGTGAATTTAAACGTTATAATCCACATTTTAATTATGATTTTACCCCACCTGATAAAAAAGATTATTATATGTATATTCCTTTAAGTAAAAGTGTAGCAGTGGAAAAGGCATTAGAGAATGTAAAATTGGCTAAGGTGGATACAACCATTCCGCATACAAAAATTTATATAGTAAAAGAGGGTGATAGTCTTTATACTATTGCAAAAAAGCATAAAATTAGTGTTGAAAGTATCAAAGAATATAATAAAATTAAAGGAAATTTGATTAATATTAATCAAAAACTTGTGTTAAAAATTAAGGAGAATAATAATGCAAAAATCAAAACTACTCAAAAATTATCAAAAAACTCTCATACAAAAGTCGTTAGTCGTTAG
- a CDS encoding septal ring lytic transglycosylase RlpA family protein, giving the protein MQKSKLLKNYQKTLIQKSLVVSCVGVLFSACSMVPINTPTVYYPERDFKSIKHNNTGLKGTMKPYTINGKTYYPTVVEVGETADGIASWYGPGFHGKKTSNGETYDQHAYTAAHKTLPMNTIVKVTNLKNHRQTTVRINDRGPFVAGRIIDLSNMAARDIDMIQAGTAPVRLEVIGFGTSASSGSVHTNSNLGSSGEIADSGHIFQGGSFMVQIGAFRNKSGAELIASRYKNYNSYTSTIQTSTKDGLHRVFLRGFRSEQEARDFVDSGSFPGAFIVRE; this is encoded by the coding sequence ATGCAAAAATCAAAACTACTCAAAAATTATCAAAAAACTCTCATACAAAAGTCGTTAGTCGTTAGTTGTGTAGGAGTTTTATTTAGCGCTTGTAGTATGGTACCTATTAACACGCCTACTGTGTATTATCCAGAAAGAGATTTTAAAAGTATAAAGCATAATAATACAGGCTTAAAAGGCACTATGAAGCCTTATACTATTAATGGCAAAACATATTATCCAACTGTAGTAGAAGTAGGTGAGACTGCTGATGGGATAGCCAGTTGGTATGGACCGGGTTTCCATGGTAAAAAAACTTCTAATGGTGAAACCTATGATCAACATGCTTATACTGCGGCTCATAAAACTTTACCTATGAATACCATAGTAAAAGTAACTAATTTAAAAAATCATCGACAAACTACTGTTAGAATAAATGATAGAGGGCCTTTTGTAGCAGGTAGGATTATAGATTTATCTAATATGGCTGCAAGAGATATAGATATGATACAAGCGGGAACAGCTCCTGTAAGACTTGAAGTGATTGGCTTTGGAACAAGTGCAAGTTCGGGTTCGGTGCATACTAATTCTAATTTAGGTAGTAGTGGAGAGATTGCTGATAGTGGTCATATTTTCCAAGGTGGATCTTTTATGGTGCAAATTGGCGCATTTAGAAATAAAAGTGGTGCAGAGCTAATAGCAAGTAGATATAAAAATTATAATTCTTATACTTCAACAATACAAACAAGTACTAAAGATGGTTTACATAGAGTATTTTTAAGAGGCTTTAGAAGTGAGCAAGAAGCAAGAGATTTTGTTGATAGCGGATCTTTCCCAGGTGCATTTATAGTAAGAGAGTAA
- a CDS encoding 3-deoxy-D-manno-octulosonate 8-phosphate phosphatase, YrbI family, producing the protein MIELIFLDVDGCLTDGKIIYTQNYGEIKEFNVKDGAAIEAWQKLGKKVAIITGRTSECVYFRARDLKIDLVYQGISDKLACAKEILEKLNLDFSQCAAIGDYYNDMSLLEAVGYSFKPKDAHKALKTDKVLNRKGGNGAVSEMIEILIENNNMQAQWDKLWR; encoded by the coding sequence ATGATAGAACTTATTTTTTTAGATGTAGATGGGTGTTTAACAGATGGTAAAATCATCTACACGCAAAATTATGGCGAGATTAAAGAATTTAATGTAAAAGATGGTGCGGCGATTGAAGCTTGGCAAAAACTTGGTAAAAAAGTTGCTATTATTACAGGTAGGACTAGCGAGTGTGTGTATTTTAGGGCCAGGGATTTAAAAATTGATTTAGTCTATCAAGGTATTAGTGATAAACTAGCTTGTGCTAAAGAAATTTTAGAAAAATTAAATTTAGACTTTTCTCAATGTGCTGCTATTGGGGATTATTATAATGATATGAGTTTGCTTGAAGCAGTTGGATATAGCTTCAAGCCAAAAGATGCACATAAGGCTTTAAAAACTGATAAAGTTTTAAATAGAAAAGGTGGTAATGGAGCGGTGAGTGAGATGATTGAAATTTTGATTGAAAACAATAATATGCAAGCTCAATGGGATAAACTTTGGCGATAA
- the lptA gene encoding lipopolysaccharide transport periplasmic protein LptA codes for MVFRVIIFLCLLNLFAFSAQKIEVYAKDFYLDEKNETSVLTGDVEVKKGKDILNSQKLVIYMKNKQPVKYIATKDAKFKIMMKDKTYHGSGDEFIYNVAKDTYEINGNAKITEIQTKKELIGDKIIVDRKNMTYRVVSKDKKPAKFVFEVKE; via the coding sequence ATGGTTTTTAGAGTAATAATTTTTTTATGTTTGTTAAATTTATTTGCATTTAGTGCGCAAAAAATAGAAGTTTACGCTAAAGATTTTTATTTAGATGAAAAAAATGAAACAAGTGTATTAACTGGTGATGTGGAAGTTAAAAAAGGCAAAGATATTTTAAATTCGCAAAAATTGGTTATTTATATGAAGAATAAACAGCCTGTTAAATATATAGCCACTAAGGATGCTAAATTTAAAATCATGATGAAGGATAAAACTTACCATGGAAGCGGTGATGAGTTCATTTATAATGTGGCTAAGGATACATATGAGATTAATGGCAATGCAAAAATTACAGAAATACAGACAAAAAAAGAACTTATAGGTGATAAAATCATAGTAGATAGAAAAAATATGACTTATAGAGTGGTGAGTAAAGATAAAAAACCTGCTAAATTTGTATTTGAAGTAAAAGAATGA
- the yihA gene encoding ribosome biogenesis GTP-binding protein YihA/YsxC gives MILNAKFLTSASKIDEAPQPIYTEIAFLGRSNVGKSSLINTLCKNKNLAKSSSTPGKTQLINFFEVDCKKDDDKFKLIFIDLPGFGYAKVSKKTKAIWNKNLDEFLKERSSIKLFIHLIDSRHDNLDIDANLDLYLDSFIRADQKKITVFTKADKLNQSQKAKILNANKNAILVSNLKKSGIDKLEQKIILESLGFNEE, from the coding sequence ATGATACTAAATGCTAAATTTTTAACTTCTGCTTCTAAAATAGATGAAGCACCACAACCTATATACACTGAAATTGCTTTTTTAGGACGTTCTAATGTGGGCAAAAGTTCTTTGATTAATACATTATGTAAAAATAAAAATTTAGCAAAAAGCTCTTCAACCCCAGGTAAAACCCAGCTCATAAATTTTTTTGAAGTTGATTGTAAGAAAGATGATGATAAATTCAAACTAATATTTATTGATTTGCCTGGTTTTGGTTATGCTAAAGTGAGCAAGAAAACTAAGGCTATTTGGAATAAAAATTTAGATGAGTTTTTAAAAGAGCGTAGTTCTATTAAACTTTTTATTCATCTAATAGATTCAAGACATGATAATTTAGATATTGATGCAAATTTAGATTTGTATTTAGATTCTTTTATTAGAGCTGATCAAAAAAAAATAACAGTTTTTACAAAAGCAGACAAGCTCAATCAAAGTCAAAAAGCAAAGATTTTAAATGCAAATAAAAATGCCATTTTGGTGTCAAATTTGAAAAAAAGTGGTATTGATAAATTAGAACAAAAAATTATTCTAGAGAGCTTGGGTTTTAATGAGGAGTAG
- the mrdA gene encoding penicillin-binding protein 2, with protein MRMRLVMGFIACFFMLLLARVYYISIKSNVYYEEIAKQNAIKTQFLAPVRGQILDIKGRPLAVNKLGFSISIKPYLYIKKKNRNLLDQELQAIVGAFPDLNATKLKRAYIKADSYYNQDYIEVVPFIEYDAMIKHFTKLNLRENMQVKSTTQRFYPYDALASHVIGYVGKANLNDMNENEIARLTSYVGRSGIERSYNEILQGQKGEKVSKVNALNKEVEELSYKKPISSNITLSIDLDLQEYLASIFENLAGAAIIMDVKSGAILAAGSFPEYNLNPFVTGISQEEWDKLSNDLNHPFTNKLINGLYPPGSVVKMGTALAFLDSGKVSENHKYLCDSNFELGGRKFRCWKAIGHGYVNMNDAIRESCDVYFYKGALEVGIDTISSVFERIGFGAKTGVDLPNEFIGTVPNRIWKKEKYNQPWYQGETLNTSIGQGDFLATPMQVAKFTAMIATAKNITPHFLHSVDDNVTKINFDNNESVFTTFELSKLPLLRRAMYEVANEDGGTTARFLRNSLITIAAKTGTAQVVGISQSEKKRIKEEDLEYFLRSHAWITSYAPYEKPQYVVVVLIEHGKSGSSTGGPILAKIYQKLIDLGYIDKKYIKKKTK; from the coding sequence ATGCGTATGCGTTTAGTGATGGGTTTTATAGCTTGCTTTTTTATGCTTTTGTTAGCTAGAGTGTATTATATAAGTATTAAATCTAATGTTTATTACGAGGAAATAGCCAAGCAAAATGCCATTAAAACGCAGTTTTTAGCACCTGTAAGGGGACAAATTTTAGACATAAAAGGTAGACCCTTAGCGGTAAATAAATTAGGTTTTTCAATCTCCATAAAACCATATTTGTATATAAAAAAGAAAAACAGAAATCTTTTAGATCAAGAATTACAAGCTATAGTAGGAGCCTTTCCTGATTTAAATGCTACTAAGCTCAAAAGAGCTTATATAAAAGCTGATTCTTATTATAATCAAGATTATATAGAAGTGGTTCCATTTATAGAATATGATGCTATGATTAAGCATTTTACTAAGCTTAATTTACGTGAGAATATGCAAGTTAAATCTACTACTCAAAGATTTTATCCTTATGATGCTTTAGCTAGTCATGTTATAGGTTATGTTGGAAAAGCAAATTTAAATGATATGAATGAAAATGAAATTGCAAGATTAACTAGCTATGTAGGGCGTAGCGGTATAGAACGTTCGTATAATGAAATTTTGCAAGGTCAAAAGGGTGAAAAGGTTAGTAAGGTAAATGCATTAAATAAAGAAGTAGAAGAACTTTCTTACAAAAAACCTATATCAAGCAATATTACTTTAAGCATTGATCTTGATTTGCAAGAATACTTAGCTAGTATTTTTGAAAATTTAGCAGGTGCGGCTATAATAATGGATGTAAAAAGTGGGGCTATTTTAGCAGCGGGCAGTTTTCCTGAGTATAATCTTAATCCTTTTGTAACGGGTATTAGTCAAGAAGAATGGGATAAGCTTTCTAATGATTTAAACCATCCTTTTACTAATAAACTTATTAATGGACTTTATCCTCCAGGTTCTGTTGTGAAAATGGGTACAGCTTTAGCGTTTTTAGATAGTGGAAAAGTAAGTGAAAATCACAAGTATTTATGTGATTCTAACTTTGAGCTTGGCGGTAGAAAATTTAGATGTTGGAAAGCTATAGGTCATGGTTATGTAAACATGAATGATGCTATTAGAGAAAGCTGTGATGTGTATTTTTATAAAGGTGCTTTAGAAGTTGGTATTGATACTATTAGTTCTGTTTTTGAAAGAATAGGTTTTGGTGCAAAAACAGGAGTGGATTTACCTAATGAATTTATAGGAACAGTTCCTAATAGAATATGGAAAAAAGAAAAATACAACCAACCATGGTATCAAGGTGAAACTTTAAATACAAGCATAGGACAAGGTGATTTTCTTGCTACTCCTATGCAAGTAGCTAAATTTACAGCTATGATTGCTACAGCTAAAAATATTACACCACATTTTTTACATAGTGTTGATGATAATGTTACCAAGATAAATTTTGACAATAATGAAAGTGTTTTTACAACTTTTGAACTATCAAAACTCCCACTTTTAAGGCGTGCTATGTATGAAGTTGCTAATGAAGACGGTGGAACTACGGCAAGATTTTTAAGAAATTCGCTTATTACTATAGCAGCCAAAACAGGAACAGCACAAGTGGTTGGAATTTCTCAAAGTGAAAAAAAGCGTATTAAAGAAGAGGATTTAGAATATTTTTTAAGATCTCATGCTTGGATTACTTCTTATGCGCCTTATGAAAAACCACAATATGTAGTAGTGGTTTTAATCGAACATGGGAAAAGTGGTAGTAGCACAGGAGGGCCTATACTGGCTAAAATTTATCAAAAACTTATAGATTTGGGTTATATTGATAAAAAATATATCAAGAAAAAGACTAAATAA
- the queA gene encoding tRNA preQ1(34) S-adenosylmethionine ribosyltransferase-isomerase QueA, with protein MKMIDKDLLLSSYDYNLPNQLIANFPILPKENAKLLVYERYKDQISHLHFKNLAKILPPCEIIFNDTKVIKARIYGTKESGSKIELFINHPLKNNDFLVQIRGKVKEGQILYFENSLKVKIKKLHSDGTREVEFFNDEKKLNHHEVFEILEKIGHIPLPPYIKRADEAQDSINYQSIFAKNQGAVAAPTASLHFDEAMIDELKKNHNIHTITLHVGAGTFKGVECEDIREHKMHSEFFHIDDETCALIDSSKKILGVGTTVTRCIEYYHRKKIKEGFCDLFLHPQNTPQRLDYLLTNFHLPKSTLIMLVAAFIGREKTLELYHEAIKNNYRFYSYGDGMLII; from the coding sequence ATGAAAATGATTGATAAAGATCTTTTGCTTTCTAGTTATGATTATAATCTACCAAATCAACTTATAGCAAATTTTCCCATTTTGCCTAAAGAAAATGCTAAGCTTTTAGTATATGAAAGATATAAAGATCAAATTTCACACTTGCATTTTAAGAACTTAGCTAAAATTTTACCACCCTGTGAAATCATCTTTAACGATACCAAAGTTATCAAAGCAAGAATTTATGGAACTAAAGAAAGTGGTAGCAAAATAGAGCTTTTTATCAACCATCCTTTAAAAAATAATGATTTTTTAGTGCAAATTCGAGGCAAAGTTAAAGAAGGACAAATTTTATATTTTGAAAATTCTTTAAAAGTTAAAATCAAAAAATTACACAGTGATGGCACAAGAGAGGTAGAATTTTTTAACGATGAAAAAAAACTTAATCATCATGAAGTTTTTGAAATTTTAGAAAAAATAGGTCATATACCTTTACCACCTTATATTAAAAGAGCAGATGAAGCACAAGATAGCATTAACTATCAAAGTATTTTTGCCAAAAATCAAGGTGCGGTTGCTGCACCTACTGCGAGCTTACACTTTGATGAAGCAATGATCGATGAACTTAAAAAAAATCATAATATCCATACTATCACACTACACGTTGGTGCAGGAACTTTTAAAGGTGTAGAATGTGAAGATATACGCGAACATAAAATGCATTCAGAATTTTTTCATATTGATGATGAAACTTGTGCTTTAATTGATTCTTCTAAGAAAATACTAGGTGTTGGTACTACTGTTACTCGTTGTATAGAGTATTATCATAGGAAAAAAATAAAAGAAGGTTTTTGTGATTTATTTTTACACCCACAAAACACCCCACAAAGACTTGATTATTTACTTACTAATTTTCACTTACCAAAATCAACTTTAATTATGCTTGTGGCAGCATTTATAGGTAGAGAAAAAACCTTAGAGCTTTACCATGAAGCCATAAAAAACAATTATCGTTTTTACTCATATGGCGATGGGATGCTAATTATTTAG
- the tatC gene encoding twin-arginine translocase subunit TatC, whose translation MFEELKPHLVELRKRLFISVACVVVMFFVCFSFNNYIIDILKAPVEAALPEISRQMTFVELQEPLFTAMKVSFFTAFLISLPVIFWQFWKFVAPGLYDNEKRLVVPFVSFASIMFALGALFCYYIVIPLAFKFLIDFGVQTQDFKPLISIGLYVGFFTKLIIAFGLAFEMPVITFFFAKLGLVDDAFLKKHFRVSVLVIFVFSAMMTPPDVISQFLMAVPLCGLYGISIYIAKKVNPSQKEDDEND comes from the coding sequence ATGTTTGAAGAATTAAAACCGCATTTAGTAGAACTTAGAAAAAGATTATTTATAAGTGTTGCTTGTGTTGTTGTGATGTTTTTTGTATGTTTTAGTTTTAATAACTATATCATAGACATACTAAAAGCACCTGTTGAAGCAGCCTTACCTGAAATTTCAAGACAAATGACCTTCGTTGAATTGCAAGAACCTTTATTTACCGCGATGAAGGTTTCGTTTTTTACGGCTTTTTTGATTTCTTTGCCAGTCATTTTTTGGCAGTTTTGGAAGTTTGTAGCACCTGGACTTTATGATAATGAAAAAAGACTAGTAGTGCCTTTTGTAAGCTTTGCTAGTATCATGTTTGCACTTGGTGCTTTGTTTTGTTATTATATAGTTATACCTTTGGCTTTTAAATTTTTGATTGATTTTGGGGTGCAAACCCAAGATTTTAAACCTTTAATTAGCATAGGTTTGTATGTAGGTTTTTTCACTAAATTAATAATTGCTTTTGGTTTGGCTTTTGAAATGCCTGTAATAACCTTTTTCTTTGCCAAACTTGGACTTGTTGATGATGCATTTTTAAAAAAACACTTTAGAGTTTCAGTTTTAGTGATTTTTGTTTTTTCAGCTATGATGACACCACCTGATGTTATATCACAATTTTTAATGGCTGTACCTTTGTGCGGGCTTTATGGAATTTCTATTTATATAGCAAAAAAAGTCAATCCTAGCCAAAAAGAAGATGATGAAAATGATTGA
- the tatB gene encoding Sec-independent protein translocase protein TatB, whose amino-acid sequence MSFGEILVILVVAILVLGPEKLPSTIVEIAKILKAIKSNIDEAKASINKELKIAELKDEAQKYKDEFSQTNENIRKKLSFEEFDQLKEDILNNTKELKSEINDLEKDIQELSNLEEKIQKDEKNTQKMES is encoded by the coding sequence ATGAGTTTTGGTGAAATTTTAGTTATTTTAGTTGTAGCTATTTTAGTGCTTGGGCCTGAAAAATTACCTTCAACTATAGTTGAAATTGCAAAAATTTTAAAAGCCATTAAAAGCAATATTGATGAGGCAAAAGCAAGTATTAATAAAGAACTAAAAATAGCAGAATTAAAAGATGAAGCACAAAAATACAAAGATGAATTTTCACAAACTAATGAAAATATCAGAAAAAAACTAAGTTTTGAAGAATTTGATCAACTCAAAGAAGATATTTTAAATAACACCAAAGAATTAAAAAGTGAAATTAATGATTTAGAAAAAGATATACAAGAACTTTCTAATCTTGAAGAAAAAATTCAAAAAGATGAAAAAAATACTCAGAAAATGGAAAGCTAA
- a CDS encoding permease: MWDKILTILQEFLFLFSEISILFILVSMFVAFVNERYSKFFEAHLKSDGFGSYVKAIFLGSLTPFCSCSSIPLLNAFLRAGVPLGVCIAYLSTSPLINPIILVMFIASFGVKITLLYVGFLFGIILLLAFGISKTNTRVFFNENFLNNELQEGQAKSCCSSVKSQPTTQISCCSSTKPSQFFAQSSCCSNPKITQSAMQSSCCSSNNSLLKFTKPESRLKKYFTQSLKEYKKILPYIVIGMAIGATIHGAFPQNFFEEYLKDYGILGVIIAAFIGVLLYMNCSAMIPVALSLTQAGVPLGIMMSFLIAGAGCSLPELILLKRIFKTSFLILFAGMIVFIAISFGLLMFFI, from the coding sequence ATGTGGGATAAAATTTTAACTATTTTGCAAGAATTTCTGTTTCTTTTTAGCGAAATTTCAATTTTGTTTATTTTGGTGAGTATGTTTGTTGCTTTTGTGAATGAAAGATATTCTAAATTTTTTGAGGCTCATCTAAAAAGTGATGGATTTGGAAGCTATGTCAAAGCTATATTTTTAGGATCTTTAACACCTTTTTGTTCGTGTTCAAGTATACCACTTTTAAATGCTTTTTTAAGAGCAGGCGTTCCTTTAGGTGTATGTATAGCTTATCTTAGCACCTCGCCTTTAATTAATCCTATTATTTTAGTGATGTTTATAGCGAGTTTTGGAGTTAAGATAACCTTGCTTTATGTAGGATTTTTATTTGGGATTATTTTATTGCTTGCTTTTGGGATTTCAAAAACCAACACAAGAGTATTTTTCAATGAAAATTTTTTAAATAATGAACTTCAAGAAGGACAAGCAAAATCTTGTTGCTCTAGTGTTAAGTCACAACCTACTACACAAATTTCATGTTGTTCCAGCACTAAACCTAGTCAGTTTTTCGCTCAAAGTTCATGTTGTTCAAACCCTAAAATAACTCAGTCTGCTATGCAAAGTTCTTGTTGCTCGTCAAATAATTCATTGCTTAAATTTACAAAACCTGAAAGTAGATTAAAAAAATACTTCACTCAAAGTTTAAAAGAATACAAAAAAATCTTACCTTATATTGTTATTGGTATGGCTATAGGAGCTACAATACACGGTGCTTTCCCGCAAAATTTCTTTGAGGAATATCTTAAAGATTATGGAATTTTGGGTGTGATTATAGCTGCTTTTATAGGTGTTTTGCTTTATATGAATTGCTCGGCTATGATTCCAGTTGCCTTGTCTTTGACTCAAGCTGGTGTACCTTTAGGGATTATGATGAGTTTTCTAATAGCAGGAGCAGGGTGTTCTTTGCCTGAACTTATTTTGCTTAAAAGAATTTTCAAAACAAGCTTTTTGATTTTATTTGCAGGTATGATTGTTTTTATAGCAATTAGTTTTGGACTTTTAATGTTTTTTATATAA
- a CDS encoding ArsR/SmtB family transcription factor, with protein MQEFLKITSAVNDESRILILAFLQKHGKLCVCDLQSSLNMSQSRLSRHLKILKEANFLEVDRQGVWAYYGVKENLNNFCNDVLKNINELSIKLPELKRFSCECPKE; from the coding sequence ATGCAAGAGTTTTTAAAAATAACAAGTGCGGTTAATGATGAAAGCAGGATTTTAATTCTAGCTTTTTTACAAAAACATGGAAAGCTTTGTGTGTGTGATTTGCAAAGCTCTTTAAATATGAGTCAATCAAGGCTTTCAAGACATTTAAAAATTTTAAAAGAAGCTAATTTTTTAGAAGTAGATAGACAAGGTGTTTGGGCGTATTATGGAGTAAAAGAAAATTTAAATAATTTTTGCAATGATGTGTTAAAAAACATCAATGAGCTTTCTATAAAGCTTCCTGAGCTTAAAAGATTTTCTTGCGAATGCCCTAAGGAATAA
- a CDS encoding arsenate reductase, translated as MKIAFICIHNSCRSQMAEALCKKICKEVGLDLDVYSAGSDISKGINPKAIKILKQKYALDISSYKVKSFDSLPKDLDIVVGMGCGVACPNIEAKFHFDFGLEDPSDFEDKDFIKVVESLELKLKELLEKIIQGEL; from the coding sequence ATGAAAATAGCTTTTATTTGCATTCATAATAGTTGCAGATCTCAAATGGCTGAAGCTTTGTGTAAGAAAATATGTAAAGAGGTTGGATTGGATTTAGATGTTTATTCGGCAGGAAGTGATATTTCTAAAGGAATTAATCCTAAGGCTATAAAGATTTTAAAGCAAAAATACGCCCTTGATATAAGTTCTTATAAGGTAAAGAGTTTTGATAGTTTACCTAAGGATTTAGATATTGTTGTAGGAATGGGTTGTGGAGTAGCTTGTCCAAATATTGAAGCAAAGTTTCACTTTGACTTTGGCTTGGAAGATCCTAGTGATTTTGAAGATAAGGATTTTATTAAAGTAGTGGAAAGCTTGGAATTAAAACTTAAAGAGCTTTTAGAAAAAATCATACAAGGAGAACTTTAA